A single window of Pseudomonas lijiangensis DNA harbors:
- a CDS encoding fatty acid cis/trans isomerase, whose amino-acid sequence MNLGSGEGMSRGANKTPVYQGERSAAMTPTRLFYDASGTDAWRSKDFYSVLDAQGSQASLMARMLELGHSAPLPPNSKIPDDIVLGLNRENLCPLPGEFPAYAKAHPTGGMPLAVAGLSDAEYQTLQRWLAAGAPVEQQPIMPNVAEAAQIAEWEALLNRPGSREALVGRWLYEHLFLAHVYFEGGDTGHFFQWVRSRTPSGKPVDLIATRRPNDDPGNDFYYRLIPVQGVIVHKTHITYPMSPQKLKRVKDLFYGSNWSVNAMPGYGPGHRANPFLTFEAIPAQARYQFMLDNAEYFVRTFIRGPVCRGQIATDVIRDHFWVLFQEPGHDRYITDAQYRGQATPLLAMPGQNDQVGSILSLWLSYRDRRNAYEDLRRDSYASMTPPSWSTLWAGNDNSLLTVFRHFDSASVTKGLIGDVPHSLWLFDYPLLERTYYQLAVNFDVYGNISHQAQTRLYFDLIRNGAEINFLRLMPADKREKMLGDLYQDSGKFKMWLDYQRIDDDTASGLKLDGHHPRQDFARQLIQRSGTLNAAPDPINRCQGAYCSRSGISPVFAQAEQSLSRLVSRPAAGLKVIDQLPEATMLRVEDASGKRMMYSMLRNRAHSNVAFLLGESYRYQPGLDTLTIYPGVLSSYPNFMFNIPAGEVPVFVDAMQQVKDQAGFEKIVERWGVRRTHPLFWTYFHDINRYIQETEPREGGVLDMNRYENL is encoded by the coding sequence TTGAACCTGGGCAGCGGCGAAGGCATGAGTCGCGGGGCCAACAAGACGCCGGTCTATCAGGGCGAGCGCAGCGCTGCGATGACGCCGACCCGGTTGTTCTACGACGCCAGCGGTACTGATGCGTGGCGGAGCAAGGATTTCTATTCGGTGCTCGATGCCCAGGGCAGCCAGGCTTCCCTGATGGCACGCATGCTGGAGTTGGGCCACAGTGCGCCATTACCGCCCAACAGCAAGATCCCCGACGATATCGTGCTGGGCCTGAACCGGGAAAACCTCTGCCCGTTGCCGGGGGAGTTCCCGGCTTATGCCAAGGCGCATCCCACCGGTGGCATGCCGCTGGCAGTGGCCGGGCTGAGCGATGCCGAGTACCAGACCCTGCAACGCTGGCTGGCTGCCGGTGCGCCGGTGGAGCAACAGCCCATCATGCCCAATGTCGCCGAAGCGGCTCAGATTGCCGAGTGGGAAGCCTTGCTCAATCGTCCGGGCTCCAGAGAAGCGCTGGTAGGCCGCTGGCTGTACGAGCACCTGTTTCTGGCACACGTCTATTTTGAAGGCGGCGATACCGGGCATTTCTTCCAGTGGGTTCGCTCGCGCACCCCGAGCGGTAAGCCTGTGGATCTGATTGCCACCCGGCGCCCCAACGACGATCCGGGCAATGACTTCTATTACCGGTTGATTCCCGTCCAGGGCGTGATCGTTCACAAGACCCATATCACCTATCCGATGAGCCCCCAGAAGCTCAAACGGGTCAAGGACCTGTTTTACGGCTCCAACTGGAGCGTGAATGCAATGCCGGGCTACGGCCCGGGGCATCGTGCCAATCCGTTTCTGACCTTCGAGGCGATTCCGGCGCAGGCGCGTTATCAGTTCATGCTCGATAACGCCGAATACTTCGTACGCACCTTCATTCGCGGGCCGGTATGCCGCGGCCAGATTGCGACCGACGTGATCCGCGACCATTTCTGGGTGCTGTTCCAGGAGCCGGGGCATGATCGTTACATCACCGATGCCCAGTATCGTGGGCAGGCTACGCCTTTGCTGGCCATGCCGGGGCAGAACGATCAGGTCGGCAGTATTCTGAGTTTGTGGCTTTCCTACCGGGACCGCCGCAACGCCTATGAAGACCTGCGTCGTGACAGCTACGCCAGCATGACGCCACCGAGCTGGTCGACGCTGTGGGCCGGCAACGATAACTCGCTGCTGACGGTGTTCCGCCATTTCGACAGCGCTTCTGTGACCAAAGGACTGATTGGCGATGTGCCGCATTCGCTGTGGTTATTCGACTATCCGCTGCTGGAGCGCACCTATTATCAACTGGCGGTGAACTTCGACGTTTACGGCAACATTTCCCATCAGGCCCAGACCCGGCTCTATTTCGACCTGATTCGCAATGGCGCAGAAATCAACTTCCTGCGCCTGATGCCGGCCGACAAGCGCGAGAAGATGCTGGGCGACCTGTATCAGGACTCCGGCAAGTTCAAGATGTGGCTGGACTACCAGCGTATTGATGACGATACGGCCAGCGGCCTGAAGCTCGATGGGCATCATCCTCGTCAGGACTTCGCACGGCAGTTGATTCAGCGCTCCGGCACGCTCAATGCTGCGCCGGACCCGATCAACCGCTGCCAGGGCGCCTATTGCTCACGGTCCGGCATCAGCCCGGTTTTTGCCCAGGCAGAGCAATCCCTCAGTCGACTGGTTTCACGGCCTGCTGCGGGCCTCAAGGTCATCGATCAGTTGCCCGAAGCGACCATGTTGCGCGTGGAGGACGCCAGCGGCAAACGCATGATGTACAGCATGCTGCGCAACCGTGCTCACAGCAACGTGGCCTTCCTGCTGGGCGAGTCGTATCGCTATCAACCGGGTCTGGACACCCTGACCATTTACCCGGGCGTGCTCAGCAGCTATCCGAACTTCATGTTCAACATCCCGGCTGGTGAAGTGCCGGTTTTCGTCGATGCCATGCAACAGGTCAAGGATCAGGCCGGGTTCGAGAAAATCGTGGAGCGCTGGGGCGTCAGGCGTACCCATCCGCTGTTCTGGACCTACTTCCATGACATCAATCGTTATATTCAGGAGACCGAGCCGCGAGAGGGCGGTGTGCTGGATATGAACCGCTACGAAAACCTCTAG
- the nfuA gene encoding Fe-S biogenesis protein NfuA, whose amino-acid sequence MTAITITDAAHDYLADLLEKQNTPGIGIRVFITQPGTQYAETCIAYCKPGEEKPEDKAIGLKSFTAWIDGFSEAFLDDAVVDYATDRMGGQLTIKAPNAKVPMVNADSPINERINYYLQTEINPGLASHGGQVTLIDVIEEEERNIAVLQFGGGCQGCGQADVTLKEGIERTLLERIPELSGVRDVTDHTQKENAYY is encoded by the coding sequence ATGACCGCTATCACTATTACCGATGCTGCCCACGATTATCTGGCCGATCTGCTGGAAAAGCAGAACACTCCAGGTATCGGCATCCGCGTGTTTATCACCCAGCCTGGCACTCAGTACGCTGAAACCTGCATTGCCTACTGCAAGCCGGGCGAAGAAAAACCTGAAGACAAGGCCATTGGCCTCAAGAGCTTCACGGCCTGGATCGATGGTTTCAGCGAAGCCTTTCTGGATGACGCCGTGGTCGATTACGCCACTGATCGCATGGGTGGCCAGTTGACCATCAAGGCACCAAACGCCAAGGTGCCGATGGTCAATGCCGACAGCCCGATCAACGAGCGCATCAACTACTACCTGCAAACCGAGATCAACCCGGGGCTCGCCAGCCACGGCGGTCAGGTGACCCTGATCGACGTGATCGAGGAAGAAGAGCGCAATATCGCCGTCCTGCAGTTCGGCGGTGGTTGCCAGGGTTGCGGTCAGGCCGATGTCACCTTGAAGGAAGGTATCGAGCGTACCTTGCTGGAGCGTATTCCTGAGCTGTCGGGTGTGCGTGATGTAACTGACCATACCCAGAAAGAAAACGCTTATTACTGA
- the cobM gene encoding precorrin-4 C(11)-methyltransferase, producing MTVFFIGAGPGDPDLITVKGQRLIHYCPVIIYAGSLVPVAVLDGNHAVQVVNSAELHLEQIISLMKSAHEQGRDVARVHSGDPSLYGAIGEQIRRLRELGIPFEIIPGVTATAACAALLGTELTLPDISQSVILTRYADKTSMPAGEELASLAQHRATMAIHLGVNNLQKIVEELTPHYGADCPTAVVHRASWPDQDWVLGTLADIHDKVLEKGFKRTALILVGRVLADDTFGESSLYRAGHAHLFRP from the coding sequence TTGACCGTCTTTTTCATCGGCGCAGGCCCTGGCGATCCGGACCTGATCACCGTCAAGGGGCAGCGACTGATCCATTACTGCCCGGTCATCATTTATGCCGGTTCACTGGTGCCGGTGGCCGTACTGGATGGCAATCATGCCGTTCAGGTGGTCAACAGTGCCGAGCTGCATCTGGAACAGATCATCTCCCTGATGAAATCTGCTCATGAACAGGGCCGGGATGTAGCCAGGGTGCACTCAGGCGACCCGAGCCTGTATGGCGCGATTGGCGAACAGATTCGTCGCCTGCGTGAGCTGGGCATTCCCTTTGAAATCATTCCCGGTGTAACGGCCACGGCTGCCTGCGCCGCCTTGCTGGGTACCGAACTGACGTTGCCGGACATTTCCCAGAGCGTGATCCTGACCCGTTACGCCGACAAGACGTCGATGCCGGCAGGCGAAGAACTGGCAAGCCTGGCCCAGCATCGGGCCACCATGGCCATTCACCTGGGGGTCAACAATCTGCAGAAAATCGTGGAAGAACTGACACCGCATTACGGGGCGGACTGCCCGACAGCCGTGGTCCATCGCGCAAGCTGGCCGGATCAGGACTGGGTGTTGGGCACCCTGGCCGACATTCACGACAAGGTGCTGGAGAAGGGATTCAAGCGTACGGCGCTGATTCTGGTCGGGCGTGTACTGGCTGACGATACGTTTGGCGAGTCATCGCTGTATCGCGCCGGGCATGCACATTTGTTCAGGCCTTGA
- a CDS encoding cobalamin biosynthesis protein, translating to MPTCTPDHGTGQSGPALVAGLGCQRGCPAASLLELIESSLKAHGLEIGAITALASIDLKQDEPGLLELAEQLSVPLIFFSASQMAEYEPQLTHRSPTAFQHTGCHGVAESAALALASQLGKSPATLVIARQKNARATFALASRVDNTRLINTV from the coding sequence ATGCCGACCTGCACGCCTGATCACGGCACCGGGCAATCCGGCCCTGCCCTTGTGGCAGGCCTGGGTTGCCAGCGCGGCTGCCCGGCCGCGAGCCTGCTGGAGCTCATCGAAAGCAGCCTGAAAGCCCATGGCCTGGAAATCGGCGCCATCACTGCCCTCGCCTCCATCGACCTCAAGCAGGACGAACCGGGCTTGCTGGAATTGGCCGAACAACTGTCCGTGCCGCTGATCTTCTTCAGCGCGTCGCAAATGGCAGAATACGAACCGCAACTGACCCACCGCTCGCCAACGGCCTTCCAGCACACGGGCTGCCACGGGGTTGCCGAAAGCGCAGCGCTGGCACTGGCCAGCCAATTGGGCAAAAGCCCGGCAACACTGGTGATCGCACGCCAGAAGAACGCCCGGGCAACCTTTGCCTTGGCGAGCCGTGTCGATAATACGCGGCTCATTAATACCGTTTGA
- the cobW gene encoding cobalamin biosynthesis protein CobW produces the protein MKTLAKLPVTIVTGFLGSGKTTLLRHMLDNAEGRRIAVIVNEFGELGIDGEILKQCTIGCTEEEANGRVYELANGCLCCTVQEEFFPVMRELVARRADLDHILIETSGLALPKPLVQAFQWPEIRNACTVDAVITVVDSPAVAAGTFAAFPDQVDAQRKLDPNLDHESPLHELFADQLASADLVILNKADMIDAEGLAAVRAEVAEELPPAVKVIEASNGRLPINVLLGVGAESELHIDGRKTHHDHHDDEDHDDHDHDVFDSISIKLPPAEEAFLMNVLNRMVVQHGILRVKGFAAIPGKPMRLLIQGVGTRFDKHFDRAWKADEERATHLVLIGQELDAVALEKQLYDELEREVYVALEAKLNAATAG, from the coding sequence ATGAAAACACTGGCCAAACTTCCCGTCACCATCGTTACCGGCTTCCTGGGCTCGGGCAAGACCACCCTGTTGCGGCACATGCTCGATAACGCCGAAGGGCGTCGCATCGCAGTGATCGTCAATGAGTTCGGCGAGCTGGGAATCGACGGCGAAATCCTCAAGCAGTGCACCATCGGCTGTACCGAAGAAGAAGCCAACGGTCGCGTCTATGAGCTGGCCAACGGCTGCCTGTGCTGCACGGTGCAGGAAGAGTTCTTCCCGGTGATGCGTGAACTGGTGGCGCGTCGCGCTGATCTGGACCATATCCTCATTGAAACCTCGGGCCTGGCACTGCCGAAACCTCTGGTCCAGGCGTTCCAGTGGCCGGAAATCCGCAATGCCTGCACCGTCGATGCCGTTATCACGGTGGTAGACAGCCCGGCCGTTGCAGCCGGTACTTTTGCCGCCTTCCCGGATCAGGTGGATGCCCAGCGCAAACTCGATCCGAACCTGGACCACGAATCCCCGCTGCATGAACTGTTCGCTGACCAGTTGGCCAGTGCCGATCTGGTGATTCTGAACAAGGCCGACATGATCGACGCCGAAGGTCTGGCTGCTGTACGCGCCGAAGTCGCCGAAGAGCTGCCGCCCGCGGTCAAGGTCATCGAGGCCAGCAATGGTCGTCTGCCAATCAATGTACTGCTGGGCGTGGGGGCCGAGTCGGAGCTGCATATCGACGGTCGCAAGACTCACCATGACCATCACGACGATGAGGATCATGACGACCACGATCATGATGTTTTTGATTCGATCTCTATCAAGCTGCCCCCAGCCGAAGAGGCTTTTCTCATGAACGTGCTGAACCGTATGGTGGTCCAGCACGGTATCCTGCGGGTCAAGGGTTTTGCCGCCATCCCCGGTAAACCGATGCGTCTCTTGATTCAGGGTGTAGGGACCCGTTTCGACAAGCACTTTGATCGTGCATGGAAGGCTGATGAAGAACGTGCCACCCACTTGGTATTGATCGGCCAGGAGCTGGATGCTGTAGCGTTGGAAAAACAACTCTACGATGAGCTAGAGCGTGAAGTTTATGTTGCTCTGGAAGCGAAGCTCAATGCTGCGACTGCCGGCTGA
- a CDS encoding acyltransferase family protein, with protein MLISVQALRAFAAWVVVCHHFMQIFFDFKASGPVGEFFVSKGAVGVDIFFVISGLVIYLSTHNSDMPAGRFILHRLIRIVPAYWLYTAAMGLLLLVAAPWLPHQVIGWQNFLLSLFFIPSENPGGYGLYPTLNVGWTLNYEMLFYVLFSMVFLFEQRHRPLIIAAALFAVTEILARSGLISRFYGNDIVYEFLLGIGIGMLYRRGWIKEGLWMPLAGIVAAMLVIHHLTNEQRLLNWGLPSALIVFCAISLEPYLRGSRLLKTMGDCSYSVYLLHVLVLYGGLLMAQRFALNPYLVFAFCVPIIAIGAWCSYEWIEKGLYQRMRRSLDARQEGRGAAALS; from the coding sequence ATGTTGATTTCGGTTCAGGCTTTACGGGCTTTCGCCGCGTGGGTTGTTGTGTGTCATCACTTCATGCAGATTTTTTTCGATTTCAAGGCCAGCGGTCCCGTTGGCGAATTCTTTGTTTCAAAGGGCGCAGTGGGCGTCGATATCTTCTTTGTCATCAGCGGGCTGGTGATCTACCTCTCGACCCATAACAGCGACATGCCCGCCGGGCGTTTCATCCTGCACCGTCTGATCCGTATCGTTCCTGCCTACTGGCTGTACACCGCCGCCATGGGGCTGTTGCTGCTGGTTGCGGCTCCCTGGCTGCCTCATCAGGTGATCGGCTGGCAGAACTTCCTGCTGTCGCTGTTCTTCATTCCTTCGGAAAACCCCGGCGGTTACGGCCTGTATCCCACGCTGAATGTCGGCTGGACCCTGAACTACGAGATGCTGTTCTACGTGCTGTTCTCCATGGTGTTTCTGTTCGAGCAGCGCCATCGGCCCTTGATCATCGCGGCAGCACTCTTTGCCGTGACCGAGATTCTGGCTCGCAGCGGCCTGATCAGCCGGTTCTACGGTAACGACATTGTCTACGAGTTCCTGTTGGGGATCGGTATCGGCATGCTCTATCGCCGTGGCTGGATCAAGGAAGGGTTATGGATGCCATTGGCGGGGATAGTGGCTGCCATGCTGGTGATTCATCATCTGACCAACGAGCAGCGCCTGCTGAACTGGGGGCTGCCAAGCGCACTGATCGTGTTCTGCGCCATCTCGCTTGAACCCTACCTGCGCGGCAGCCGTTTGCTCAAGACCATGGGCGATTGTTCCTATTCGGTCTATCTGCTGCATGTGCTGGTGCTTTACGGCGGCCTGCTCATGGCCCAGCGCTTTGCCTTGAACCCGTATCTGGTCTTTGCCTTCTGCGTGCCGATCATAGCCATCGGAGCATGGTGCAGTTACGAGTGGATCGAGAAGGGCTTGTATCAGCGGATGCGTCGCAGCCTGGATGCTCGTCAGGAAGGAAGAGGCGCCGCTGCGCTTTCCTGA
- a CDS encoding CbtB domain-containing protein, giving the protein MSTISSSQSNTTTSTQAQRLTAAISAAILGACLVYFAGFSHIAAVHNAAHDTRHSAAFPCH; this is encoded by the coding sequence ATGTCCACCATCAGCAGCAGCCAGTCGAACACCACCACGTCCACCCAGGCCCAGCGCCTGACAGCCGCCATCAGCGCTGCGATTCTTGGCGCCTGCCTGGTGTACTTCGCCGGTTTCTCGCACATCGCCGCCGTTCACAACGCTGCTCACGACACCCGCCACAGCGCCGCCTTCCCTTGCCATTGA
- a CDS encoding CbtA family protein, whose amino-acid sequence MFKRIIQTAGFSGLLAALLLTLLQSFWVSPLILQAETFEKAPAEHVHEHDHADASAAGHSHDEEAWEPEDGWQRILSTTGGNLVVAVGFALMLVALYTLRAPGRTSQGALWGLAGFAVFVLAPTLGLPPELPGTAAADLNLRQYWWIGTAASTAAGLALIAFGQNGLLKVLGAAIVVVPHLIGAPQPLTHESLAPEALESQFILASLLTNALFWVALGLISAWLFRRSNADLHA is encoded by the coding sequence ATGTTCAAGCGAATCATTCAGACGGCAGGTTTCAGCGGTCTGCTAGCGGCATTGCTGCTGACCCTGCTGCAAAGCTTCTGGGTCTCGCCCCTGATTCTTCAGGCCGAAACCTTCGAAAAGGCACCCGCCGAGCACGTGCATGAACATGACCACGCCGATGCTTCCGCCGCAGGGCACAGCCACGACGAAGAAGCCTGGGAGCCGGAAGACGGCTGGCAGCGCATTCTCTCCACGACCGGCGGCAATCTGGTGGTCGCGGTGGGTTTTGCCTTGATGCTGGTGGCGCTCTACACGCTGCGCGCACCGGGCCGCACCTCTCAGGGCGCATTATGGGGGCTGGCCGGTTTTGCGGTCTTCGTCCTGGCGCCGACACTGGGCCTGCCGCCTGAACTGCCGGGTACTGCGGCTGCCGACCTGAACCTGCGCCAGTACTGGTGGATCGGAACGGCGGCCTCCACGGCTGCCGGTCTGGCCTTGATCGCCTTCGGCCAGAACGGGCTGCTCAAGGTGCTGGGCGCGGCCATTGTGGTTGTGCCGCATCTGATTGGCGCGCCACAGCCATTGACTCATGAGAGCCTGGCTCCCGAAGCGCTGGAATCGCAGTTCATCCTGGCTTCGCTGCTGACCAATGCGTTGTTCTGGGTCGCTCTGGGCCTGATCAGCGCCTGGCTGTTCCGTCGCAGCAATGCCGACCTGCACGCCTGA